One genomic region from Cyanobium usitatum str. Tous encodes:
- a CDS encoding DUF952 domain-containing protein has protein sequence MADHQPILYSFRRCPYAIRARLALAAAGLQPGQNLELREVSLKAKPPELLEASAKGTVPVLVLGAQVLDESLAIMRWALERRDPHGWLAGWSPAQLADMDALIAANDGPFKQHLDRFKYPNRYPGESASTNRLAGLTILRRWNELLGAGGWLLGDRPSLADWALLPFVRQFRLVDPAGFDAEPQLAALQAWLGRFLASPELAAVQEFPWAARAPWRSPGLLYHLALRPEWQAARVDGVYRRSTRGLALESVGFIHLSSAHQVPATANRFYADLPAAEVLLLTIDPQRLAAAGLEVRLEPAYGGELFPHLYGPLLLGAVLRAEPWLR, from the coding sequence TTGGCTGATCACCAGCCAATTTTGTATAGCTTTCGCCGTTGCCCCTACGCAATCCGGGCGCGGCTGGCCTTAGCTGCCGCTGGCCTGCAGCCTGGCCAAAACCTGGAGCTGCGCGAGGTGAGTCTCAAGGCCAAGCCCCCCGAGCTGCTGGAGGCCTCCGCCAAGGGCACGGTGCCAGTGTTGGTGTTGGGGGCTCAGGTGCTGGATGAAAGCCTGGCGATCATGCGCTGGGCCCTGGAGCGCCGCGATCCTCACGGCTGGTTGGCAGGCTGGAGCCCAGCCCAGCTGGCCGATATGGACGCACTGATCGCCGCCAACGACGGCCCCTTTAAGCAGCACCTCGATCGTTTCAAATACCCCAATCGCTACCCAGGGGAGTCAGCCAGCACCAACCGGCTTGCTGGCCTCACGATCCTGCGTCGCTGGAACGAGCTACTGGGGGCCGGCGGCTGGCTGCTCGGCGATCGCCCTTCCCTGGCCGACTGGGCCCTGCTGCCCTTCGTGCGCCAGTTTCGCCTGGTAGATCCGGCGGGCTTTGATGCCGAGCCGCAGTTGGCTGCGCTCCAGGCCTGGCTGGGTCGGTTTTTGGCATCTCCGGAGCTGGCGGCGGTTCAGGAGTTTCCCTGGGCTGCGCGGGCCCCTTGGCGCTCACCTGGCTTGCTTTATCACCTGGCGTTGCGGCCGGAGTGGCAGGCGGCCCGGGTCGATGGCGTGTATCGCCGCTCCACTAGAGGCTTGGCTCTGGAGTCGGTGGGCTTCATCCACCTCAGCTCAGCGCACCAAGTGCCGGCAACTGCTAACCGCTTCTACGCCGATCTGCCCGCCGCTGAGGTGTTGTTGCTTACGATCGATCCCCAGCGCCTGGCGGCTGCCGGTTTGGAGGTGCGCCTCGAACCTGCTTACGGCGGGGAGCTCTTTCCCCATCTCTATGGGCCCTTGCTCCTGGGGGCCGTGCTTCGCGCCGAGCCCT
- the trhO gene encoding oxygen-dependent tRNA uridine(34) hydroxylase TrhO translates to MSVLVAAFYRFAALEGLPELQRELGDLAAAEGVSGTILLAAEGVNGTIAGADVGVQALLARLRQVAGLERLEAKFSRSEIQAFHRLKVRLKREIVTMGEPQVSPYLASEVGTHVPPERWDALIADPETLVIDTRNAYEVEIGSFEGAIDPGTATFREFPEWVERELRPLVEQRQPRAIAMFCTGGIRCEKATAYLQQQGFAGVHHLEGGILRYLEEIPEQLSSWRGECFVFDKRVAVNHQLEPGEHSVCHACGLPLSPADRKLASYVAGVSCRHCLERFSDADRQRFAERQRQMERARQRGECHLGGRPVG, encoded by the coding sequence ATGAGTGTGCTGGTGGCGGCGTTTTATCGCTTCGCCGCCCTGGAGGGCCTGCCAGAGCTGCAGCGCGAATTGGGAGATCTGGCAGCAGCCGAGGGGGTAAGCGGCACGATCCTGCTGGCGGCTGAGGGGGTAAACGGCACGATTGCCGGAGCAGATGTTGGCGTGCAGGCGCTGCTGGCTCGGCTGCGGCAGGTGGCAGGCCTGGAGCGGTTGGAAGCCAAGTTCAGCCGCTCGGAGATTCAGGCTTTCCACCGGCTCAAAGTGCGGCTCAAGCGAGAGATCGTCACCATGGGCGAGCCCCAGGTGAGTCCCTATCTGGCTTCGGAGGTGGGTACCCACGTGCCCCCTGAGCGGTGGGATGCCTTGATCGCCGACCCTGAAACCCTGGTGATCGATACCCGCAACGCCTACGAGGTGGAGATCGGCAGCTTTGAAGGTGCGATTGATCCGGGCACCGCAACTTTTCGCGAGTTTCCCGAGTGGGTGGAGCGGGAGCTCAGGCCGCTGGTGGAGCAGCGCCAGCCCCGGGCGATTGCGATGTTCTGCACCGGCGGCATCCGCTGCGAGAAGGCCACGGCCTACCTGCAGCAGCAGGGTTTTGCCGGGGTGCACCACCTGGAGGGCGGCATTTTGCGCTACCTCGAGGAGATCCCCGAGCAGCTAAGCAGCTGGCGCGGCGAGTGCTTCGTGTTTGATAAGCGAGTAGCCGTCAACCACCAGCTCGAGCCCGGTGAGCACAGCGTTTGCCATGCCTGCGGCCTGCCGCTTTCGCCTGCCGATCGCAAGCTGGCCAGCTACGTGGCCGGGGTGAGCTGCCGCCACTGCCTCGAGCGCTTCAGCGACGCTGATCGGCAGCGTTTCGCTGAGCGTCAGCGCCAGATGGAGCGGGCTCGCCAGCGGGGTGAGTGCCACCTCGGCGGGCGCCCCGTTGGCTGA
- the bioB gene encoding biotin synthase BioB: MELLWQAQQVHRAANPGYHVQLASLLSVKTGGCEEDCAYCPQSLHNSSDVAGRPELEVEQVLERARAAKQAGAHRFCMGWAWREIRDGAPFEAMLQMVRGVRELGLEACVTAGMLSYSQAERLAAAGLTAYNHNLDTSPEHYDRIITTRTYQERLETLARVRRSGITLCCGGIIGMGETAADRAGLLQVLANLDPHPESVPINALVAVEGTPLEDLPSVDPLELVRMVATARILMPQARVRLSAGREKLGREAQILCLLAGADSIFYGDTLLTTSNPAVEADRELLAAAGVQVGG, from the coding sequence ATGGAGTTGCTTTGGCAGGCCCAGCAGGTGCACCGCGCCGCCAACCCCGGCTACCACGTGCAGCTGGCCTCACTGCTCAGCGTCAAGACCGGCGGCTGCGAAGAGGACTGTGCCTACTGCCCCCAGTCGCTGCACAACAGCAGCGATGTGGCGGGCCGGCCTGAGCTGGAGGTGGAGCAGGTGCTGGAGCGGGCCCGGGCCGCCAAGCAAGCCGGGGCCCATCGCTTCTGCATGGGCTGGGCCTGGCGTGAGATCCGCGACGGCGCTCCCTTTGAGGCAATGCTGCAGATGGTGCGCGGCGTGCGCGAGCTGGGCCTGGAGGCCTGTGTAACCGCCGGCATGCTGAGCTACTCCCAGGCCGAGCGCCTAGCTGCAGCCGGCCTCACCGCCTACAACCACAACCTCGACACCAGCCCCGAGCACTACGACCGGATCATCACCACCCGCACTTACCAGGAGCGGCTTGAGACCCTGGCCCGGGTGCGGCGCTCCGGCATCACCCTCTGTTGTGGCGGCATCATCGGCATGGGCGAAACCGCTGCTGACCGGGCCGGTCTGCTGCAGGTGCTGGCCAATCTGGATCCCCACCCGGAGAGCGTGCCCATCAATGCCCTGGTGGCGGTGGAGGGCACCCCCCTAGAAGATCTGCCGTCAGTCGACCCCCTAGAACTGGTGCGGATGGTGGCCACGGCCCGGATCCTGATGCCCCAGGCGCGGGTTCGGCTCAGTGCCGGCCGCGAGAAGCTGGGTCGGGAAGCCCAGATCCTTTGCCTGCTGGCAGGGGCCGATTCGATTTTTTACGGCGACACCCTTCTCACCACCTCCAATCCAGCGGTGGAGGCCGACCGGGAGCTTCTGGCCGCCGCCGGCGTGCAGGTGGGCGGATGA
- a CDS encoding isoprenyl transferase, which yields MSRALATTTANASLPIPAGLDPARLPVHVAVIMDGNGRWAKQRNLPRVMGHREGVEALKRTLRLCSDWGIGALTAYAFSTENWNRPGEEVSFLMALFERVLARELQALEQEQVRIRFLGDLEPLPEGLQRLIADATERTAANTGIHFNVCTNYGGRAELVRAAQRLALRCVAGELDPAAIDEQQLAAELHTVGECDPDLLIRTSGERRISNFLLWQLAYAEIHITDVLWPDFNQAALLNALLDYQGRQRRFGGVEPC from the coding sequence ATGAGTCGCGCCCTGGCGACCACCACTGCGAACGCCTCCCTGCCCATTCCGGCTGGCCTCGATCCCGCGCGCCTGCCGGTCCATGTGGCCGTGATCATGGACGGCAATGGCCGCTGGGCAAAGCAGCGCAACCTGCCCCGGGTGATGGGCCACCGCGAGGGGGTTGAGGCCCTTAAGCGCACCTTGCGGCTCTGCAGCGACTGGGGCATCGGCGCCCTCACCGCCTACGCCTTTTCCACCGAAAACTGGAACCGCCCTGGCGAGGAGGTGAGCTTTCTGATGGCCTTGTTTGAGCGGGTGCTGGCCCGCGAGCTTCAGGCCCTGGAGCAGGAGCAGGTGCGGATTCGCTTTCTTGGCGATCTTGAGCCCCTGCCGGAGGGTCTGCAGCGCCTGATTGCCGATGCCACCGAGCGCACGGCAGCCAATACGGGCATTCACTTCAACGTTTGCACCAACTACGGCGGCCGAGCCGAGCTGGTGCGGGCTGCCCAGCGACTGGCCCTGCGCTGCGTGGCTGGGGAACTAGATCCTGCCGCAATCGATGAGCAGCAGCTTGCCGCCGAGCTGCACACCGTTGGTGAGTGCGATCCGGATCTGCTGATCCGCACTAGTGGCGAGAGGCGCATCAGCAATTTCCTGCTGTGGCAGCTCGCTTACGCCGAAATCCACATCACCGATGTGCTGTGGCCTGATTTCAATCAGGCGGCCCTGCTCAATGCCCTGCTCGACTATCAGGGCCGCCAGCGCCGCTTTGGTGGTGTCGAACCCTGCTGA
- the cdaA gene encoding diadenylate cyclase CdaA, with protein sequence MIGPQLGELLRLIDLRLLLDLLFAFGLGVLVLGRVTEARTLWLLRGYLLLVALAWVVQRYANLPLTSKLVDALVLACSLALAILWQGELRRLMELLGTGRLGVLFGSRSQDQLGSGSVAVLSEAAGRLSQARRGGLIVVDLGSDLRPEDFLNPGIGLDAKLSVDLLLNLFAADTPLHDGAVLVKANRIVAAGVILPLSRQGINRYGTRHLAALGLTERFDQCLAIVVSEETGTLSLASQGRLERPITSSRLHDLLSQALALPVGRSVAKDTPESRG encoded by the coding sequence GTGATCGGGCCGCAACTGGGTGAGTTGCTCCGGCTGATCGATTTGCGCCTGCTCCTTGATCTGCTGTTTGCCTTCGGCCTGGGCGTGCTTGTGCTCGGCCGGGTCACCGAGGCCCGCACCCTCTGGCTGCTACGGGGCTATTTGCTGCTGGTGGCCCTGGCCTGGGTGGTGCAGCGCTACGCCAACCTGCCGCTCACCAGCAAGCTTGTTGATGCCCTGGTGCTGGCCTGCAGCCTCGCCCTGGCGATTCTCTGGCAGGGGGAGCTGCGCCGGCTGATGGAGCTGCTTGGCACCGGCCGCCTCGGGGTTTTGTTTGGCAGCCGCAGTCAAGACCAACTGGGATCGGGATCGGTGGCGGTTTTGAGTGAGGCTGCCGGCCGCCTTTCCCAGGCCCGCCGCGGCGGCTTGATCGTGGTGGATCTGGGCAGCGACCTGCGCCCAGAAGACTTCTTGAATCCCGGCATTGGCCTCGACGCCAAGCTGTCGGTGGATTTGCTGCTCAACCTGTTTGCCGCTGACACGCCGCTGCACGACGGTGCCGTGCTGGTGAAGGCCAACCGCATCGTCGCCGCCGGGGTGATCCTGCCCCTATCGCGCCAGGGCATCAACCGCTATGGCACCCGCCATCTGGCGGCTCTGGGGCTGACCGAGCGCTTCGATCAGTGCCTGGCGATTGTTGTGTCGGAGGAAACCGGCACCCTGTCGCTGGCGAGTCAGGGGCGCCTGGAGCGGCCGATTACCAGCAGCCGTTTGCACGACCTGCTCAGCCAGGCCCTGGCCTTGCCAGTTGGGCGTAGCGTGGCGAAGGACACGCCGGAATCACGCGGATGA